A genomic segment from Pseudoxanthomonas sp. CF385 encodes:
- the ahpF gene encoding alkyl hydroperoxide reductase subunit F gives MLDANLKTQLTAYMEKAVRPIHITAHLDDSAGSAELQALLKDLQDVSDKITVTEQRGGERTPSFALTSPGHDIHLAFAGLPMGHEFTSLVLALLQVGGHPSKLAQDVIEQIRTLDGEYRFETYFSLSCQNCPDVVQALNLMAVLNPKIQHVAIDGALFQQEVEQREVMSVPTIFLNGEVFGAGRMGVEEIVAKLDTNAGKREAEKIKAKVPYDVLVVGGGPAGAAAAIYAARKGIRTGVAAERFGGQVLDTMAIENFISVPYTEGPKLAAALEQHVKDYQVDVMNLQRAEKLVPAGQDGLVEVQLANGASLKSKTVILSTGARWRQMNVPGENDYRNKGVAYCPHCDGPLFKGKRVAVIGGGNSGVEAAIDLAGIVAHVTLIEFDGQLRADDVLQRKLRSLPNVRIVTSAQTTEVLGDGSKVNGLVYKDRTGGDTHRVELEGIFVQIGLLPNTEWLKGVVALSPRGEIIVDDRGQTSVPGVFAAGDATTVPYKQIVIAMGEGSKAALSAFDHLIRTSAPVEAADAVAA, from the coding sequence ATGCTGGACGCCAATCTGAAGACGCAGCTCACCGCCTACATGGAAAAGGCCGTGCGCCCCATCCACATCACCGCCCATCTCGACGACAGCGCCGGTTCCGCCGAGCTGCAGGCGTTGTTGAAGGATCTGCAGGACGTCTCCGACAAGATCACTGTCACCGAGCAGCGTGGTGGCGAACGCACGCCGTCGTTCGCGCTGACCTCGCCGGGCCACGACATCCACCTGGCCTTCGCCGGCCTGCCGATGGGCCACGAATTCACCTCGCTCGTGCTGGCGCTGCTGCAGGTCGGCGGCCATCCGTCGAAGCTGGCGCAGGACGTGATCGAACAGATCCGCACGCTGGACGGCGAGTACCGCTTCGAAACCTATTTCTCGCTGTCGTGCCAGAACTGCCCGGACGTGGTGCAGGCGCTGAACCTGATGGCGGTGCTGAACCCGAAGATCCAGCACGTCGCCATCGACGGTGCGCTGTTCCAGCAGGAAGTCGAGCAGCGCGAAGTCATGTCGGTGCCGACGATCTTCCTCAACGGCGAAGTGTTCGGCGCGGGCCGCATGGGCGTGGAAGAGATCGTCGCCAAGCTGGACACCAATGCGGGCAAGCGCGAGGCCGAGAAGATCAAGGCCAAGGTCCCGTACGACGTGCTCGTCGTCGGTGGCGGCCCCGCCGGCGCTGCGGCCGCGATCTACGCCGCGCGCAAGGGCATCCGCACCGGCGTGGCGGCCGAACGCTTCGGCGGCCAGGTGCTGGACACCATGGCCATCGAGAACTTCATCTCCGTGCCGTACACCGAAGGTCCGAAGCTCGCCGCGGCCCTGGAGCAGCACGTCAAGGACTACCAGGTCGACGTGATGAACCTGCAGCGCGCGGAGAAGCTTGTTCCCGCCGGCCAGGACGGCCTGGTGGAAGTGCAGCTCGCCAACGGCGCCTCGCTGAAGTCGAAGACGGTGATCCTGTCCACGGGTGCGCGCTGGCGGCAGATGAACGTGCCCGGCGAGAACGACTACCGCAACAAGGGCGTGGCCTACTGCCCGCACTGCGACGGCCCGCTGTTCAAGGGCAAGCGCGTGGCGGTGATCGGCGGCGGCAACTCCGGCGTGGAAGCGGCGATCGACCTCGCCGGCATCGTGGCCCACGTCACCCTGATCGAGTTCGACGGCCAGTTGCGTGCGGACGACGTCCTGCAGCGCAAGCTGCGCAGCCTGCCGAACGTGCGCATCGTCACCAGCGCGCAGACGACGGAAGTGCTGGGCGACGGCAGCAAGGTCAACGGTCTGGTCTACAAGGACCGTACCGGCGGCGATACGCACCGCGTCGAGCTCGAAGGCATCTTCGTGCAGATCGGCCTGCTGCCGAACACCGAGTGGCTGAAGGGCGTCGTCGCGCTGAGCCCGCGCGGCGAGATCATCGTCGACGACCGCGGCCAGACCAGCGTGCCGGGCGTGTTCGCGGCCGGCGACGCCACCACCGTGCCGTACAAGCAGATCGTCATCGCCATGGGCGAAGGCTCGAAGGCCGCACTCAGCGCCTTCGACCACCTGATCCGCACGTCGGCACCGGTGGAAGCGGCGGACGCAGTCGCGGCATGA
- the ahpC gene encoding alkyl hydroperoxide reductase subunit C, producing MSLINTAVQPFKTTAFHNGEFVEVTDGTLKGKWSVLIFMPAAFTFNCPTEVEDAATNYAEFQKAGAEVYIVTTDTHFSHKVWHETSPAVGKAQFPLVGDPTHQLTRAFGVHIEEEGLALRGTFVINPEGVIKTAEVHSNEIARDVSETLRKLKAAQFTAANPGQVCPAKWKEGAQTIAPSLDLVGKI from the coding sequence ATGTCCCTGATCAACACCGCGGTCCAGCCGTTCAAGACCACCGCCTTCCACAACGGCGAATTCGTCGAAGTCACCGACGGCACCCTGAAGGGCAAGTGGTCGGTCCTGATCTTCATGCCGGCCGCCTTCACCTTCAATTGCCCGACCGAAGTGGAAGACGCCGCGACGAACTACGCCGAGTTCCAGAAGGCCGGCGCCGAGGTCTACATCGTCACTACCGACACGCATTTCTCGCACAAGGTGTGGCACGAAACCTCCCCGGCGGTGGGCAAGGCCCAGTTCCCGCTAGTCGGCGACCCGACCCACCAGCTGACCCGCGCCTTCGGCGTGCACATCGAAGAAGAAGGCCTGGCCCTGCGCGGCACCTTCGTCATCAACCCGGAAGGCGTCATCAAGACCGCCGAGGTCCACAGCAACGAGATCGCCCGTGACGTGTCGGAGACCCTGCGCAAGCTGAAGGCCGCCCAGTTCACCGCCGCCAACCCCGGCCAGGTCTGCCCGGCCAAGTGGAAGGAAGGCGCGCAGACGATCGCTCCGTCGCTGGACCTGGTCGGCAAGATCTAA
- the prmC gene encoding peptide chain release factor N(5)-glutamine methyltransferase: MSHDAPLRLDHALRAAAARLAGPDARHEAEHLLLHVLGRDRAWLFAHGDAPLAATEAIAFEGLLQRRLAGEPVAYLVGRRGFWTLDLQVSPATLIPRPETERLVELALARLPDDTSLRIADLGTGTGAIALALASERPQARVIATDLSDDALTIARANGSANDLKNVEFRAGSWWTPVAGERFHLIASNPPYIAEGDAHLAQGDLRFEPPAALSSGADGLDAIRMIVAGAPVHLLPGGWLLLEHGWDQGAAIRALMTAAGFVDVATETDLEQRDRVTLGRVTEGQDASR; encoded by the coding sequence ATGTCCCACGACGCTCCTCTCCGGCTGGACCACGCCCTACGCGCCGCCGCCGCCCGCCTGGCCGGTCCCGATGCGCGCCACGAGGCCGAGCACCTGCTGCTGCACGTGCTCGGCCGCGATCGCGCCTGGTTGTTCGCGCATGGGGATGCGCCGCTGGCAGCCACGGAGGCGATCGCTTTCGAGGGGCTGCTGCAGCGTCGGCTCGCCGGCGAGCCGGTGGCCTACCTGGTGGGCCGTCGAGGGTTCTGGACCCTGGACCTGCAGGTTTCGCCAGCCACCCTGATCCCGCGCCCGGAAACCGAGCGCCTGGTCGAACTCGCCCTGGCGCGCCTGCCGGACGACACGTCGCTGCGCATCGCCGATCTCGGGACCGGGACCGGTGCGATCGCGCTGGCGCTGGCCAGCGAGCGGCCGCAGGCTCGCGTGATCGCCACCGACCTCAGTGACGACGCTCTGACCATCGCTCGGGCGAACGGCAGCGCCAACGACCTGAAGAATGTCGAATTCCGCGCCGGCAGCTGGTGGACACCGGTGGCGGGCGAACGCTTCCACCTGATCGCCAGCAATCCTCCGTACATCGCCGAGGGCGATGCGCACCTGGCGCAGGGCGACCTGCGTTTCGAACCGCCGGCGGCGCTGTCATCCGGCGCCGACGGCCTCGACGCGATCCGCATGATCGTGGCGGGCGCGCCCGTGCACCTGCTGCCCGGCGGCTGGCTGCTGCTGGAGCACGGCTGGGACCAGGGCGCCGCCATCCGCGCGCTGATGACGGCGGCGGGTTTCGTCGATGTCGCCACGGAGACCGACCTGGAGCAGCGCGACCGCGTGACCCTTGGGCGCGTCACGGAAGGGCAAGACGCGAGCCGCTAG
- the pip gene encoding prolyl aminopeptidase produces MRTLYPDIEPFNTGTLKVDDRHTLYYEQCGNPQGKPVVLLHGGPGAGCSPKMRRFHDPAKYRIVLFDQRGSGRSTPHADLVDNTTWDLVADIEKLREKLGIDRWQVFGGSWGSTLALAYAETHPERVTELVLRGIFMLRRWELEWFYQEGASRLFPDAWEHYITAIPSVERHDLISAFHRRLTSDDKATRLAAAKAWSVWEGATSFLHVDADFVSGHEEPEFALAFARIENHYFVNGGFFEVEDQLLRDASRIADIPGVIVHGRYDVVCPIANAWELHKAWPKAKLEITPASGHSAFEAENVDALVRATDAFA; encoded by the coding sequence ATGCGCACGCTGTACCCCGATATCGAGCCCTTCAACACCGGCACCCTGAAGGTCGACGACCGCCACACGCTGTACTACGAGCAGTGCGGCAATCCGCAGGGCAAGCCGGTAGTGCTGCTGCATGGCGGGCCGGGCGCGGGCTGCAGTCCGAAGATGCGCCGTTTCCACGACCCGGCCAAGTACCGCATCGTGCTGTTCGACCAGCGCGGCTCCGGTCGCTCCACGCCGCACGCGGACCTGGTGGACAACACCACCTGGGATCTCGTCGCCGATATCGAGAAGCTGCGCGAGAAACTCGGCATCGACCGTTGGCAGGTGTTCGGCGGCAGTTGGGGTTCGACGCTGGCGCTGGCGTACGCCGAAACGCACCCCGAGCGCGTGACCGAACTCGTGCTGCGCGGCATCTTCATGCTGCGCCGCTGGGAGCTGGAGTGGTTCTATCAGGAAGGCGCGAGCCGCCTGTTCCCGGATGCGTGGGAGCACTACATCACCGCGATCCCGTCGGTCGAGCGCCATGACCTGATCTCCGCCTTCCACCGGCGCCTGACGTCCGACGACAAGGCCACGCGCCTGGCGGCGGCGAAGGCCTGGAGCGTGTGGGAAGGCGCGACCAGCTTCCTGCACGTGGATGCCGATTTCGTCAGCGGGCACGAAGAGCCCGAGTTCGCGCTGGCGTTCGCGCGCATCGAGAACCACTACTTCGTCAACGGCGGTTTCTTCGAGGTCGAGGACCAGCTGCTGCGCGACGCGTCGCGCATCGCCGATATCCCCGGTGTGATCGTGCACGGCCGCTACGACGTGGTCTGCCCGATCGCCAATGCGTGGGAGCTGCACAAGGCCTGGCCGAAGGCGAAGCTCGAGATCACGCCGGCCTCGGGCCATTCGGCGTTCGAAGCCGAGAACGTGGACGCGCTCGTCCGCGCGACGGACGCCTTCGCCTGA
- a CDS encoding dienelactone hydrolase family protein, with amino-acid sequence MDPSRATASTFDQRVLDLYDDYVHGRVDRRGFLSGAAQFAVAGTTAAGLLAALTPQYAFAAQVAADDPRISTMYRTFPAPQGHGEGRGLLAMPRAPGRHPVVLVVHENRGLNPYIEDVARRLAVAGFIAFAPDALYPLGGYPGNDDTGREMQAKLDRDKVLADLEAAARFAHALPRGNGKLGVVGFCFGGLVTNLLAARLPDIVAAGVPYYGGQPSTEDAARIKAPLLLHFAALDTRVNAGWPAYEQQLKAAGVDYTAHVYPDANHGFHNDTTPRYDAAAAALSWERTLAFFRKHLD; translated from the coding sequence ATGGATCCGTCGCGCGCCACCGCCTCCACGTTCGACCAGCGCGTGCTGGACCTGTACGACGACTACGTCCATGGCCGCGTCGATCGCCGCGGGTTCCTGTCCGGCGCAGCGCAGTTCGCCGTCGCCGGCACGACCGCCGCGGGCCTGCTGGCGGCATTGACGCCGCAGTACGCGTTCGCGGCGCAGGTGGCGGCGGACGATCCGCGCATCAGCACCATGTACCGCACGTTCCCGGCACCGCAAGGCCATGGCGAAGGACGCGGTCTGTTGGCGATGCCCCGCGCGCCAGGACGCCATCCGGTGGTGCTGGTCGTGCACGAGAACCGCGGATTGAATCCGTACATCGAGGATGTCGCCCGGCGCCTGGCGGTGGCCGGCTTCATCGCATTCGCGCCGGATGCGCTGTATCCGCTCGGCGGCTATCCCGGCAACGACGACACCGGTCGCGAGATGCAGGCGAAGCTGGATCGGGACAAGGTGTTGGCCGACCTGGAAGCCGCCGCGCGCTTCGCCCATGCGTTGCCACGCGGGAACGGCAAGCTCGGCGTGGTCGGTTTCTGCTTCGGCGGACTGGTGACCAACCTGCTGGCCGCGCGCCTGCCGGACATCGTTGCGGCCGGCGTGCCGTACTACGGCGGCCAGCCGTCCACGGAGGACGCGGCGCGCATCAAAGCGCCGTTGTTGCTCCACTTCGCGGCGCTCGACACGCGCGTGAACGCCGGTTGGCCCGCCTACGAGCAGCAGCTGAAGGCGGCCGGCGTCGACTACACCGCGCATGTCTATCCCGACGCGAACCACGGGTTCCACAACGACACCACGCCCCGCTATGACGCGGCCGCTGCCGCGCTGTCGTGGGAGCGCACCCTGGCGTTCTTCCGCAAGCACCTGGACTGA
- a CDS encoding DUF4019 domain-containing protein has product MGTRVPAGTPGAAMPRLGLEDVDIQRLGMAALRLVRVIEQGDIGALWDAASALVRASLSRDDFVASLTAQRRALGWGTERRWVAIRIDHARERGSLPAGTYAMLEFSSRLGEGRSLYRERVTLRYEDGGVWRLAGYRADPE; this is encoded by the coding sequence ATGGGGACGAGGGTGCCGGCGGGCACGCCGGGTGCGGCGATGCCGCGCCTCGGGCTCGAGGACGTGGATATCCAGCGACTCGGCATGGCGGCGCTGCGCCTGGTGCGCGTCATCGAACAGGGCGACATCGGTGCGCTGTGGGACGCAGCCTCGGCGCTGGTGCGCGCCTCGCTGTCGCGCGATGACTTCGTCGCGTCGCTGACCGCACAGCGCCGCGCCTTGGGATGGGGCACCGAGCGCCGCTGGGTGGCGATCCGGATCGATCATGCACGGGAGCGCGGTTCGTTGCCGGCCGGGACCTACGCGATGCTGGAGTTCTCCAGTCGCCTGGGCGAGGGTCGGTCGCTGTATCGCGAGCGGGTGACGCTTCGGTACGAAGATGGGGGTGTCTGGCGCCTGGCCGGTTATCGCGCGGACCCCGAATGA
- a CDS encoding NUDIX hydrolase, translating into MDEHDKRKAPPQVVWSGKYQRMMVRGTWEYVERAHAGGLAAIIIAVTPDDEVVFVEQFRVPLQALTIEMPAGLVGDIHADESIEVSAIRELEEETGWTAAQADVLMIGPTSSGSSSEKIAFVRATGLRKVGDGGGDGDEDITVHAIPRARAAAWLAQKMAEGYELDAKLWAGLWMIDHNLDGTPRG; encoded by the coding sequence ATGGACGAACACGACAAGCGCAAGGCGCCGCCGCAGGTGGTCTGGTCAGGCAAGTACCAGCGGATGATGGTCCGCGGCACCTGGGAGTACGTGGAGCGCGCGCATGCCGGCGGGCTGGCGGCGATCATCATTGCGGTCACGCCGGACGACGAGGTGGTGTTCGTCGAGCAGTTCCGCGTGCCGCTGCAGGCGCTGACCATCGAGATGCCGGCCGGACTGGTCGGCGACATCCACGCCGACGAATCCATCGAGGTGTCGGCGATCCGGGAACTGGAGGAAGAGACCGGCTGGACCGCCGCACAGGCCGATGTGCTGATGATCGGTCCCACGTCGTCGGGCAGCAGCAGCGAGAAGATCGCCTTCGTCCGCGCTACCGGCCTGCGCAAGGTGGGCGACGGCGGCGGCGATGGCGACGAGGACATCACCGTGCACGCCATTCCGCGTGCGCGTGCCGCCGCGTGGCTGGCGCAGAAGATGGCCGAAGGCTACGAACTCGATGCGAAGCTCTGGGCCGGCCTGTGGATGATCGACCACAACCTGGACGGCACGCCGCGCGGCTGA
- a CDS encoding 5'-3' exonuclease H3TH domain-containing protein, whose amino-acid sequence MHALYLVDASLYVFRAWHSIPDEFQDADGWPTNAVHGFARFLLELLEKERPAHIAIAFDEALDSCFRNRLYPAYKANRDPAPEALRRQFTHCKALCAALGLSVLSHGEYEADDLIGSALHAARPQAFRGVIVSADKDLSQLLGEHDEQWDFARGQRWGMAGVKARHGVEARQIADYLALTGDAVDNIPGVSGIGAKSAAILLAHFGDLDTLLARIDEVAFLRLRGAATMATRLREQREHALLWRQLTTIALDAPLGDIAHGHARGQADGDMLAGLSDALRFGPMTRRRLRVAAGLEDGGPPRL is encoded by the coding sequence GTGCACGCCCTCTATCTGGTCGATGCCAGCCTGTACGTCTTCCGCGCCTGGCATTCGATCCCGGATGAGTTCCAGGATGCCGACGGTTGGCCCACCAATGCGGTGCACGGCTTCGCGCGCTTCCTGCTGGAACTGCTGGAGAAGGAGCGCCCCGCGCACATCGCGATCGCCTTCGACGAAGCGTTGGATAGTTGCTTCCGCAACCGCCTGTACCCGGCCTACAAGGCCAACCGCGACCCCGCGCCGGAGGCGCTGCGCCGGCAGTTCACCCACTGCAAGGCGCTCTGCGCCGCACTCGGCCTGAGCGTGCTGTCGCACGGCGAATACGAAGCCGACGACCTCATCGGCAGCGCCCTGCATGCGGCGCGGCCGCAGGCGTTCCGCGGCGTCATCGTGTCGGCCGACAAGGACCTGTCGCAGTTGCTGGGCGAACACGACGAGCAATGGGATTTCGCGCGCGGCCAGCGCTGGGGCATGGCGGGCGTCAAGGCGCGCCATGGCGTGGAGGCGCGGCAGATCGCCGACTACCTCGCCCTGACCGGCGACGCCGTGGACAACATCCCGGGCGTCAGCGGCATCGGCGCGAAGTCCGCCGCCATCCTGCTCGCCCACTTCGGCGATCTCGACACCCTGCTCGCCCGCATCGACGAAGTGGCCTTCCTCCGGCTGCGCGGCGCCGCGACCATGGCCACGCGCCTGCGCGAACAGCGCGAGCACGCCCTGCTCTGGCGTCAACTCACCACCATCGCGCTGGACGCGCCCCTCGGCGACATCGCCCACGGCCACGCGCGCGGTCAGGCCGACGGCGACATGCTCGCGGGCCTGTCCGATGCCCTGCGCTTCGGCCCGATGACGCGGCGACGCCTGCGCGTGGCCGCCGGACTCGAAGACGGCGGCCCGCCCCGCCTGTAA
- a CDS encoding nitroreductase, whose translation MSLPSPLQFLDARRSVPSKQLGNPGPDDATLHRMLASAVRVPDHGKLVPFRFIRIQGEARHALGERLAARTLHLDPDAADAVVEKDRARFSHAPTIVTVVARLTAGHKVPEQEQLLTAGSVCFALLQAAQAMGFGAQWLTGWMAYDEAIAATLGLAPNERVAGFIHIGTPQVDAPERDRPDPSALLTDWTP comes from the coding sequence ATGTCGCTCCCCTCCCCCCTGCAGTTCCTCGACGCCCGTCGTTCGGTGCCCTCCAAGCAGCTCGGCAACCCCGGCCCCGACGACGCCACCCTGCACCGCATGCTCGCCTCGGCGGTCCGCGTGCCCGACCACGGCAAACTGGTGCCGTTCCGCTTCATCCGCATCCAGGGCGAAGCCCGCCATGCGCTCGGCGAACGCCTTGCGGCACGCACCTTGCATCTCGACCCCGATGCCGCCGACGCCGTGGTCGAGAAGGATCGCGCGCGTTTTTCCCACGCGCCCACCATCGTTACCGTCGTCGCCCGGCTGACCGCCGGCCACAAGGTGCCGGAACAGGAGCAGTTGCTGACCGCCGGGAGCGTGTGTTTCGCGCTGCTGCAGGCCGCGCAGGCGATGGGCTTCGGCGCGCAGTGGCTGACCGGGTGGATGGCCTACGACGAAGCCATCGCCGCGACGCTCGGGCTCGCGCCCAACGAACGCGTCGCCGGCTTCATCCACATCGGCACGCCGCAGGTGGACGCGCCCGAACGCGACCGCCCGGATCCGTCCGCGCTGCTGACCGACTGGACGCCCTGA